From one Lolium rigidum isolate FL_2022 chromosome 4, APGP_CSIRO_Lrig_0.1, whole genome shotgun sequence genomic stretch:
- the LOC124708544 gene encoding TATA-box-binding protein 2-like isoform X2 produces MAAEAALEGSQPVDLSQHPSGIVPTLQNIVSTVNLGCELDLKAIALQARNAEYNPKVCTGAKSEEQSKLAARKYARIIQKLNFPAKFKEFTIQNIVASCDVKFPIRLEGLAYSHGAFASYEPELFPGLIYRMRQPKIVLLIFVSGKIVLTGAKFREDTYTAFENIYPVVSEFRKVQQ; encoded by the exons atggcggcggaggcggcgctggaGGGAAGCCAGCCGGTGGATCTGTCCCAGCACCCCTCCGGCATCGTCCCCACGCTCCA GAATATCGTGTCCACGGTCAACTTGGGCTGTGAATTGGACCTGAAAGCAATAGCTCTTCAGGCACGCAATGCAGAGTATAACCCCAAG GTTTGCACAGGAGCAAAAAGTGAAGAGCAATCTAAACTTGCAGCTAGAAAG TATGCTCGTATAATCCAGAAGCTTAACTTTCCTGCAAAATTCAAG GAGTTCACGATACAGAATATCGTTGCGTCTTGTGATGTCAAATTCCCCATAAGGCTTGAGGGACTCGCATATTCTCACGGCGCCTTCGCAAGT TATGAGCCAGAGCTATTTCCTGGTCTGATCTATCGGATGAGGCAGCCGAAAATTGTCCTGCTAATTTTTGTTTCGGGCAAGATTGTTCTGACTGGAGCAAAG TTTCGAGAAGATACCTATACTGCCTTCGAGAACATATATCCTGTCGTCTCAGAGTTCCGAAAAGTGCAGCAATGA
- the LOC124708544 gene encoding TATA-box-binding protein 2-like isoform X1: MAAEAALEGSQPVDLSQHPSGIVPTLQNIVSTVNLGCELDLKAIALQARNAEYNPKRFAAVIMRIREPKTTALIFASGKMVCTGAKSEEQSKLAARKYARIIQKLNFPAKFKEFTIQNIVASCDVKFPIRLEGLAYSHGAFASYEPELFPGLIYRMRQPKIVLLIFVSGKIVLTGAKFREDTYTAFENIYPVVSEFRKVQQ; encoded by the exons atggcggcggaggcggcgctggaGGGAAGCCAGCCGGTGGATCTGTCCCAGCACCCCTCCGGCATCGTCCCCACGCTCCA GAATATCGTGTCCACGGTCAACTTGGGCTGTGAATTGGACCTGAAAGCAATAGCTCTTCAGGCACGCAATGCAGAGTATAACCCCAAG CGTTTTGCTGCAGTCATCATGCGTATAAGAGAACCAAAAACTACCGCATTGATATTTGCATCAGGAAAAATG GTTTGCACAGGAGCAAAAAGTGAAGAGCAATCTAAACTTGCAGCTAGAAAG TATGCTCGTATAATCCAGAAGCTTAACTTTCCTGCAAAATTCAAG GAGTTCACGATACAGAATATCGTTGCGTCTTGTGATGTCAAATTCCCCATAAGGCTTGAGGGACTCGCATATTCTCACGGCGCCTTCGCAAGT TATGAGCCAGAGCTATTTCCTGGTCTGATCTATCGGATGAGGCAGCCGAAAATTGTCCTGCTAATTTTTGTTTCGGGCAAGATTGTTCTGACTGGAGCAAAG TTTCGAGAAGATACCTATACTGCCTTCGAGAACATATATCCTGTCGTCTCAGAGTTCCGAAAAGTGCAGCAATGA